GAGCAGAAAGAAAGGGATTCGAACCCTCGGTACAAAAAAAATTGTACAACGGATTAGCAATCCGCCGCTTTAGTCCACTCAGCCATCTCTCCACGTTCCAAAGCGAAAGGTTTCCGTGATATGATATAGGCAAGAAATAAGAAATAACGGTTGCAAAAAAACCCCTTTTTTTCTTTCAAAAGTCTATAAAAATTATATTGCCAATTCCATTTTAATTATATTCTTTTTTCTTAATgttaataaaaaaagaagaaaattcttgttttttctttctaaaaatcgaTATTGGCCGAGAGACAATCAAATAGATTTTCTCTTTAGCGGGCATTTCCATATAGGACTTGTTATAATTATAATAAAACAAGCAGGTTATATAAAAAAACGCTTTTTTTGTCGATTATTTATCAAGAAAGCAAAAAGGGTTCTTATCAAATCCACCATAAAATTGGAAAGAAGCATAAAGTAAGTAGACCTGACTCCTTTAATGATGCCTCTATCCGCTATTCTGATATATAAATTCGATGTAGATGAAATTGTATAAGCGAATTTTTTTTATTTCCTTAGACTTAGACCGCGCAAGACAAGAATTTTTCGCTATTTACGATTTCATATTCTTGTTACTAGATGTTCTATAGGAATAAGAAGAAATCGCAACTCCTTTGCGCTACACATAAAATTGGATTTCGAAGGTCCATTTTTTTCAGAATCCTCTATTTTAGTTCTTCCACCCATGCAATAGAGAGGGAATGGGAAAAGAAGGGttacttttattttcatttttccctTAAAAGATAGACTTTGAAATAGGAGTCTTGGAATAATGCTGAATTCAAAGGTTTATTTCTTTCTATAGTATAAGAAAAACAATTTATTTCTATTTCTATAGTATAAGAAAAACAAATAgtataagaaaaacaaatcgaatcAAATTCATGGATTTACCACGACCTCGGTTGTGACTGTGACTCCATAGATAAAAATGGGAAATTTCTCTCTTCGAGACCATTGAAAAAGGGCATTGAACGATAAAGAAATCGTCCACAGATAATAAAACTATCATATGCCTtggaaagtgatatgaggtgctcgGAAATGGTTGAAGTAATTGAATAGGAGGATCACTATGACTATAGCCCTTGGTAGAATTCCTAAAGAAGAAAATGATCTATTTGATACTATGGATGACTGGTTACGAAGGGACCGTTTTGTTTTTGTAGGATGGTCTGGCCTATTGCTCTTTCCTTGTGCTTATTTCGCTTTAGGGGGTTGGTTTACAGGGACAACTTTTGTAACTTCTTGGTATACCCATGGATTGGCTAGTTCCTATTTGGAAGGTTGTAATTTCTTAACCGCAGCAGTTTCTACCCCTGCCAATAGTTTAGCACACTCTTTGTTGCTACTATGGGGGCCCGAAGCACAAGGATATTTTACTCGTTGGTGTCAATTAGGCGGTCTATGGACTTTTGTAGCTCTCCACGGGTCTTTTGCACTAATAGGTTTCATGTTACGCCAATTTGAACTTGCTCGGTCTGTTCAATTGCGGCCTTATAATGCAATCTCATTCTCTGGTCCAATTGCTGTTTTTGTTTCTGTATTCCTTATTTATCCACTGGGGCAATCTGGTTGGTTCTTTGCGCCGAGTTTTGGCGTAGCAGCGATATTTCGATTCATCCTTTTCTTCCAAGGATTTCATAATTGGACGTTGAACCCATTTCATATGATGGGAGTTGCCGGAGTATTAGGTGCGGCTCTGCTATGCGCTATTCATGGAGCGACCGTAGAAAACACTCTATTTGAGGACGGTGATGGTGCAAATACCTTCCGTGCTTTTAACCCAACTCAAGCTGAAGAAACTTATTCCATGGTCACTGCTAACCGCTTTTGGTCCCAAATCTTTGGTGTTGCTTTTTCCAATAAACGTTGGTTACATTTCTTTATGCTATTTGTACCCGTCACCGGTTTATGGATGAGTGCTATTGGCGTAGTTGGCTTGGCTCTGAACTTACGTGGCTATGACTTTGTTTCCCAGGAAATCCGTGCAGCGGAAGATCCTGAATTTGAGACTTTCTACACCAAAAATATTCTTTTAAACGAGGGTATTCGTGCGTGGATGGCAGCTCAGGATCAGCCTCATGAAAATCTTATATTCCCTGAGGAGGTTCTACCACGTGGAAACGCTCTTTAATGGAACTTTCGTTTTAGCTGGTCGTGACCAAGAAACCACCGGCTTTGCTTGGTGGGCTGGGAATGCCAGACTTATCAATTTGTCCGGTAAACTACTTGGAGCTCATGTAGCCCATGCCGGATTAATCGTATTCTGGGCCGGAGCAATGAACCTATTTGAAGTGGCCCATTTCGTACCAGAAAAGCCCATGTATGAACAAGGGTTGATTTTACTTCCACACTTAGCTACTCTAGGTTGGGGAGTAGGGCCAGGGGGGGGAAGTTCTAGATACTTTTCCGTACTTTGTATCTGGCGTACTTCACCTAATTTCCTCCGCAGTCTTAGGCTTCGGTGGCATTTACCACGCGCTTCTGGGACCCGAGACTCTTGAGGAATCTTTTCCATTCTTTGGCTATGTCTGGAAAGATAGAAATAAAATGACTACAATTTTGGGTATTCACTTAATTTTGTTAGGTCTAGGTGCTTTTCTTCTAGTACTCAAGGCTCTTTATTTTGGCGGTGTATATGATACCTgggcccctggggggggggggagatgtaAGAAAAATTACCAATTTGACCCTTAGCCCCAGACCATACAAATGCACGGCGAGCCCATGCGAAGGGTTTGGTTAAAATATGCCAAATTCCGCCAAATACACAAATAAAACCCAACCATACATGCCCACCAATTATATCTTCTAAATCATCTACACTAACAATCCACCCTTCTCCACCAAAAGGAGATTTTAGTAAATAACCAAATTCCGTCCTGGGTCATTA
This region of Triticum aestivum cultivar Chinese Spring chromosome 2D, IWGSC CS RefSeq v2.1, whole genome shotgun sequence genomic DNA includes:
- the LOC123051035 gene encoding photosystem II D2 protein-like, producing MTIALGRIPKEENDLFDTMDDWLRRDRFVFVGWSGLLLFPCAYFALGGWFTGTTFVTSWYTHGLASSYLEGCNFLTAAVSTPANSLAHSLLLLWGPEAQGYFTRWCQLGGLWTFVALHGSFALIGFMLRQFELARSVQLRPYNAISFSGPIAVFVSVFLIYPLGQSGWFFAPSFGVAAIFRFILFFQGFHNWTLNPFHMMGVAGVLGAALLCAIHGATVENTLFEDGDGANTFRAFNPTQAEETYSMVTANRFWSQIFGVAFSNKRWLHFFMLFVPVTGLWMSAIGVVGLALNLRGYDFVSQEIRAAEDPEFETFYTKNILLNEGIRAWMAAQDQPHENLIFPEEVLPRGNAL